In Methanosarcina barkeri MS, a single window of DNA contains:
- a CDS encoding LL-diaminopimelate aminotransferase, which yields MYSDRINALPPYLFATIDEARDELIARGVDVIDLGVGDPDLPTHPHIVEAMREAVCDPKTHDYPSYAGMPEFRKAAADWCKKYKGIELDPATEVLALLGSKEAVAHIPLAFVNPGDVVLYTDPGYPVYKIGTMFAGGEPYPLPLTAENNFLPDLDSIPEDILKKAKLFFFNYPNNPTAATADMQFFEKVVEFCKQNDIIAVHDNAYCQMTYDGYESPSFLAADGAMDIGMELYSHSKTYNMTGWRLGFAVGNKDLIKGLGKVKSNVDSGVFDAIQIAGIAALCSSQACVEETNKIYQERRDALTEGLKAIGLKVKPPKATFYIWAPVPEGFTSMSFAKLLLEEAGIIATPGVGFGEAGEGYVRFALTKPVERIIEAVERMKKLKF from the coding sequence ATGTACTCTGATCGAATCAATGCACTACCCCCATATCTTTTTGCTACTATAGACGAAGCGAGGGACGAACTGATTGCCAGGGGAGTCGATGTTATCGACCTTGGCGTAGGGGACCCTGACCTGCCGACGCACCCGCACATTGTAGAGGCTATGCGAGAAGCTGTCTGCGACCCAAAAACGCATGATTATCCATCTTATGCCGGAATGCCGGAATTCAGGAAAGCGGCGGCGGACTGGTGTAAGAAATACAAGGGGATTGAGCTTGACCCTGCAACTGAAGTCCTTGCCCTGCTAGGGTCAAAGGAAGCGGTTGCACACATTCCGCTTGCTTTTGTCAATCCTGGAGATGTCGTGCTCTATACTGATCCCGGGTATCCGGTTTACAAAATAGGAACAATGTTTGCGGGTGGAGAACCGTATCCTCTGCCGCTGACTGCCGAAAATAATTTTCTGCCTGACCTGGACTCAATTCCTGAGGATATCCTGAAAAAGGCAAAGTTATTCTTCTTCAATTACCCGAACAACCCCACCGCTGCAACTGCGGACATGCAGTTTTTTGAAAAGGTCGTTGAGTTCTGCAAACAGAATGACATCATTGCAGTGCATGACAATGCCTATTGCCAGATGACATACGATGGGTATGAGTCTCCTTCTTTCCTTGCTGCCGACGGGGCAATGGATATTGGCATGGAACTCTATTCTCATTCCAAGACCTACAACATGACAGGCTGGAGGCTTGGGTTTGCGGTCGGAAATAAAGACCTTATAAAGGGGCTCGGCAAGGTCAAATCCAATGTGGATTCAGGCGTCTTTGATGCTATCCAGATCGCGGGCATTGCAGCCCTCTGTTCATCCCAGGCCTGTGTCGAAGAAACAAATAAAATATATCAGGAGAGACGGGATGCTCTGACAGAAGGGCTCAAAGCCATAGGCCTTAAAGTAAAGCCGCCAAAAGCTACTTTTTATATCTGGGCTCCGGTACCTGAAGGTTTTACCTCAATGAGTTTTGCAAAACTCCTGCTTGAAGAAGCCGGAATCATTGCAACCCCTGGTGTCGGGTTTGGAGAAGCCGGTGAAGGTTATGTCAGGTTTGCCCTCACAAAGCCCGTTGAGAGGATTATAGAAGCTGTCGAGAGAATGAAGAAACTGAAATTCTAA
- a CDS encoding putative manganese transporter — MEVAYLFDIFLDALTDSAKMIPLLFVIFVGIELVEYKYSNNIRETVQKAGVLGPAIGAVTGSFPQCGISVVASALYTQRLITIGTLLAVYLSTSDEAIPVILSQPGNAKIVVPLMITKIIIALIGGYAVDFAFKESNKKTLAHIKAYAEGHNNEYHNHETIMNEKACCDHSTSPSSTEFNPKEIIFHPVIHTVKIFIFIFGVSFAISFAIAQMGEETFEKMFLMHSVFQPFLVALFGLIPNCAASVAITMLYLKGVIAYGSVIAGLCASGGVGLLVLLKEEKDKKNMFVVLLLLFGISAAAGYIIQYFIPFIMVYFLR; from the coding sequence ATGGAAGTAGCTTATTTGTTCGATATTTTCTTAGACGCTTTAACAGATAGCGCAAAAATGATTCCATTACTTTTTGTTATTTTTGTTGGAATTGAATTAGTTGAATATAAATATTCAAACAATATCAGAGAAACGGTACAAAAAGCTGGAGTACTTGGTCCTGCTATAGGAGCAGTGACAGGTAGTTTTCCTCAGTGCGGCATATCCGTTGTCGCTTCGGCTCTATACACGCAAAGGTTAATCACTATTGGTACTTTACTTGCTGTTTATTTGTCCACTTCAGACGAGGCAATTCCGGTAATTCTATCTCAACCGGGAAATGCTAAAATTGTTGTGCCTTTGATGATAACAAAAATTATTATCGCTCTAATCGGTGGATATGCTGTTGATTTCGCTTTTAAGGAATCAAACAAAAAGACCTTAGCCCACATTAAGGCATATGCAGAAGGTCACAATAACGAATATCATAACCATGAAACAATCATGAACGAAAAAGCTTGTTGCGATCACAGCACAAGTCCTTCATCAACAGAATTTAATCCAAAAGAGATTATCTTTCATCCTGTAATCCATACCGTCAAGATTTTTATATTTATTTTTGGTGTTTCGTTTGCAATAAGTTTTGCTATTGCTCAAATGGGTGAAGAAACTTTTGAAAAAATGTTTTTAATGCATAGTGTTTTCCAACCGTTTTTAGTAGCGTTATTTGGACTCATTCCAAATTGTGCTGCTTCTGTCGCAATAACGATGTTGTATCTCAAAGGTGTTATCGCTTATGGCTCAGTGATTGCCGGGCTCTGCGCCAGCGGCGGTGTAGGATTATTAGTCCTGCTTAAAGAGGAAAAAGACAAAAAAAATATGTTTGTTGTATTGCTTCTACTGTTTGGTATAAGTGCCGCAGCGGGATATATCATTCAGTACTTTATACCTTTCATTATGGTGTACTTTTTACGGTAA